In the genome of Longimicrobium sp., the window GTGAGGAACGGCACGAGCCGGGGCGCGAGCGAACGCGCCAACGATTATTACGAGTCCGGCCACCGCCGCAAGACCGCAGGTTCGTTTTTTCACTTTCGCACACGTCGTTTTGGAGGATGGAGTTCGGTCGCGGTCGCCCGCTGCCGCCGGCACCCCGGTGCTGAGCAAGCGTCCCACTTGGTGGAGGGACGGGCCCGATACACTCCGCGGAGAACTTCGTGAGCCTGTTGCAGGTCCATGATCGCTGCTTCCGTCAGAGGTGATGGGGCGCTTGAGCGGACGTCTGGTAGCGACGGCACTTCGATGGGCTGTTAAGGCTTGGATGGACAGCGGCCCCGGTTTCCCCTGATGGTTCAGACGGTGATCCTGATCCTGATCGTTCCCTTTCCCAAATGGGCCGCTTTCTGCAGGTTGCAAGATCCTCGATCTGCTACGCAGGAGCAACGACGAAGGGGCGCCGCAACTCGCGGCGCCCCTCCGGTCCTGACTTCCAGTGCTGAAGTCGACGGCACCAATCGGCGTCACTTGCCGGAGTGACCCGCGCGCTTCGTCAGTAGGCGCTTCCTCGACGGCGGCGGATGGGAGAGTCGTTGCGGTGGTACCAGACAAGGAACGAGAACATTGCGAACGCGGGCGCGCCCAGGAGGGTAAGCCCGGCGGCGCCGACCGCCCACCCACGCTCCGCAGACACGCCGAACTGCCACGCCAGCCAGCAGCATCCCCCGCATCCCAGCCACACGGCCGCCAGCACCCACCCTCCGTAGGCGGATCGCAGTGCATTCGCCAGCGGGCGCAGGAGCCAATCGACGAGCGGGATCAGCAATTCGACGATGAACCATATGACGATCTCCACCAGAATCTCCACGTCTCCTCCGCATCAGAAGGTGCCCACACCTTCGTCCGTACGTTCCCCCGGGCGCCCGGTTTCGCGTCAGCGGAAAGACGGCGGAAGTGCGGTGCCGAAGAAGCAAGTCGTGTTGGGGTGGATGGAAACCGACCGTGATCAGAGGTGCGGAACGCGAATGGCAATCAGGCGCCGCGCGCCATGGACTGCCGCTGGCGATCCGCCATGCTGCGGAGTTCGCGATTGTCGATGATCCGCGCCCGTCGCTTCTCCACCGTAGCCTGGATCATCGCGAAGCCGATGTCTTCGCCCGCCACGTACAGCCCGCGGAAGGGCCGCAGGAGGCGGAAAACGGGCCGCATCACCTGCAGAAACCGTGGAGCGTTCGCCGAATCCGCCCCATCGATGAAGGCGGGGCGCCAGCACACCGCGCCGAAGCCGCTGATCAGGTCCTGCTCCGTCTGCGCCTTTACCCGCGCCCACATCATGCGGCTGTCCAGCGCCGCGCCCTGCCCGCTTACGAAGTGGAACGCCGCGCGGGGGCTGTGGCGCGCCAGCATCCGCGCCGCGGCCATCGCAAAGCCATGCGTGATCACGCGATACGCCGCCTCGTCCGGCACCTGCGTGGCGGAGATGCCGAGGCACCAGAAGCACGCATCCACGTCCCTGAACGCCTCCGCCACCCGGGAGTAATCCAGGAAGTCGTCGTGGATGAACACGCGCACCCGGCCGCTCGCGGACGCCGGCGCACGCCGCGCGATCGCGCGTACCTCGTCCACCGCGGGCGAGGACGCGCACGCGCGCAGCACGCTTCCGCCCGCCGCCCCCGTCGCACCGAAAACAAGAACCTTCATGTTTGCTGATTCCGGAGAATAGGCGTGGCATCGGGAACTCCCCGCGGTAGTTTCCGCATGGAACGACCGCGTTCATGCAAGAAGCTTCCGCCGGAGGGTGGACGCAAGCGTCACGTGGCGAATCGCAGATCCGGCGAGCAGCGCCGCCAACCCGCGCCATCCCTCATCGTTTACGAAACCGCGCGAAACCCGATCCCAGCCGCCACGCCAGGCCGCCACGTCAGGCCCCGGGGCGGGTGAGACGGATCAGTCCTGCC includes:
- a CDS encoding NAD-dependent epimerase/dehydratase family protein; protein product: MKVLVFGATGAAGGSVLRACASSPAVDEVRAIARRAPASASGRVRVFIHDDFLDYSRVAEAFRDVDACFWCLGISATQVPDEAAYRVITHGFAMAAARMLARHSPRAAFHFVSGQGAALDSRMMWARVKAQTEQDLISGFGAVCWRPAFIDGADSANAPRFLQVMRPVFRLLRPFRGLYVAGEDIGFAMIQATVEKRRARIIDNRELRSMADRQRQSMARGA